The window ACTGTCTCATGGTGGTGTTTATTTGTTTCATATGCTTACTTTGTTAGGATCAGTTGAAGTCTTGTAGCTTCTGCCTAGAACTTTTTCCGTTGTTTAATTACCTGGTGTGAAAACTGTCTCATCAACAAATGCTAAAGAATTATCAATAGAAACTGTCTTATAGCCAAATGCTTAATTGCTTTCATTTGCCTTCCTTGCTGGGATTAATTGTAGTCTTATAGCTTGTGCGTTGAACTGTTTCTGTCGCTATCAGCTTTCTTTCTTGCTGAATTTGTTTAATTACCTGGTgtgaaagttttgaaaaataTCGATGCCAGTATATTTCATGAGTTTTGAACATTATGGATTAGTTTTTAGTGTTTGTAGGTATAAGAAGAGCTTTTAGCTACCCTCGAGTAATTATATTTGATCATTAGACAGCAATTTGATAATTTCAGATGACTACTTTGTGATGTATTAGGTGACGGTGATACAAAGCACCTAGGTGAAAAGATTGCAATGCCAAATGCATTTGAGATAGCTTCTGTAAGTATACGAATTGTCAGCTTTTGAGCGTTTATCATGATAAGATATTGATGGAAATTTTTTGCTATGATTCAGAGTGTGATTACTATAGGACGCACTGCTGACAAGGTGGATGTGGCCATTCCCGTCCCAACAGGTAGTCATATTCACCAGGGCTTAAGCTCTTTTACGAATTCCTTACCTAATCTTTGCAGTTGATACTTACATCTTGTGATGTTCATTTGATTTTTCCAGAGCATGACTAGTAATGAAAACATAATAGCGcctttcctttttaaactataagaTGAAAACAATAATATGGTAATTTACATGGTTTTAGTTACTTCACGAGATCTGATTCATCGCGAAGTTTTGTCTATGTGATTACTCAGACTTTGAAATTTTAGTTTTGGAGATCTTAAATCCTGGTGCACTTCAAAGATTATTATTGCGTGCATCTATGCATTAGGCCTATATCACTTTCTTAGTCCTCACTATCCACAGTAGTTTCAGATCTCGAGAAATAGACTGCTATAAATTTTCTCAGGATTCAATTGTTTGAAGACTATATACCTAAATAGTTATGTGATTTCTGAACTAATATTTGCTATTGCATGTATCAACCTGTGTGTTCACACGGGCAAAAACAGTATCTGGTGTGCATGCCAGGATTGAGAAGGCAGAAAAGAGTCTCGTGATCACAGATTTGGACAGCACAAATGGTACATTTATTGATCAAAGGCGCCTCAAACCTGGTGTTCCTGCTTTTGCAGTACCTGGGAGCAGAATTACCTTTGGTATATTCTTTTCTGTCCCGATTTTATTTGCCTTTTCTGATTCTGAAATGAGTGGTGTTGTTGACAAGTTTGATTCTTATAAAATAATTAGGATATTTAGTTAGAAATCCCCCGAAGTCTTCTTGCAAATCCTGTTGAAACCTTGATAAAACTCTACTTCCATAAACTTATATATCTAGTGGAATGAGAATTGATTTGATTGTATTTGGCTAAACTGTAGGCATAGATGCAGAGAGTCACACCCCTTGCCTTTTTCCTCATTTTGCCCTCCAACCTATAACATGTAACAAGATGAATCCTTCCCTCATAGGTTGCCATAAGTCCTAATATTCTCGCATAACAGTAAAATCAAATGGTGCAGATCATTCCAAAAGATGTAGTAGCAGAACTTTGCTAAGTATTTCCTGTGCGCCTTGGCttgttcattttttgtttcactTATCCAAAGATAAGCGGTATTTCATTAATTGTAAGCAGCTTAAACCTGGCGTTGCTGCCACTGATTCACCTGAGGGTAAATTAATATCTTGAAGCCTATTCTTATTGGCTCCCGGTTTATTTTTGTCATTCAGCTTTTGATATAAAAGGTGTTGCAGAAAAGCTTAAGGTCTTCCCGAATAAATAGCATCTATGAAGTATGGGGTCAAGTTTAAAGTCCTGGCGGAACAGGACTATTACTGCTTAAACCTGATTTATATGAACATGAAGGTGCTTCTGCATAATTGTGAATTCAATAGTTTATTGTTGGATCAGAGCAGCCTGAGTTGGTACTCGGATTCAGCAATGAATAGATGGTAGTATTACCATGACAATAATTTCAATGATGCCACAGGAAAAAGTTGTGCACTGTCCTAGAATCATGAGCTGATCATTTTATGATCTCCATTCACATTCAGAAGCTTTGTATCGGCAGTTAAGCTCTAGGCATATCTGATAACATATATGAAGCTCTCTATTTAAGTTACAATGGTCAAATATTTTTGATCAGTTGAATATTCTGAAGGCATGATTAAGACTTATCTACTTACCATGCATAGTGCTTTAGCAAGATTGCTTGAAAAGTGCACTGGTTTCTATTGATAATAActacaaataagaaagatgaggaaaaaaaaaaagatgcttGTGAATGTACTCCAAAACGAGACCTTCCTTGCAGCAGTGTAAGGTTAAAATTGAATGCACTGGTTTTCATGAATCAGATTGGTATTGCTGAAGCAATATAGGAATTTGTACTGCACTATCTGAATTGATATAATGGGTGGCCAGGACATGATTAGTAGCTGCTCTAGTTGAATTTGTTATACTCAGACATGTGATTCCATTACAATCACGCTCATGGAATCAAACTTTCAAGAACATTGCACTTTGCAGGCTGCCTTATTTTGTATTGAAGGAGTAAGCTTTCTTTCAGATGTCTCGTACTGTTTGTTGACAGAACCACTGCTGCTTTTTCGTTCGATATATCAAAACTGCTGCAGATTTGTATCCTATACCAGTAAACATTCTAGACAAAAGAATTGCTACAGGAATTGCTACAGAATAGAAGAGTAGTGTGTGGTTTTCACCATGAGAAAAGGCGTTGGATCGTTCATTCTTCAACTCGAATTCCCTTTCTCGTCCCATTAGAATTCTGTAAATGGAGACTTTTACGAGAGTCCAAAAATTGCATGGACGTGCAGTATCTAAAATGACAGAATCCTCTTCCATTTGTATATCTCTTGCTATTTGCTCTATTGAATGTTTTTCTTCATGCTCAAAGGATCGTTTCTACTGTGCAGGGGACGTGCATTTAGCAGTATTCAGGGTCTCAAAGCTTGAGGTAGAGGAACCTAGCAATGAACCAGAAGCTGAAGCTAAAGTAGAGGAGGGAGCAGACAGCAACTGAAGAATCCACAGTTTTGTTCTTGGAACTTCCATCTGTAATTACGCATAGAATAAAAGGTTCCGtgctatttgaacaattacATTTCTGCAGATGTACAATTTTCGATTACcgatcaaaagcaaaacaaagaGAATTAAAGAAATATCTATAGACTTATTTGAATCAAGTCAACTCTGGCAATCTCTCCCCCAAAAACCTTATGCATTGTTGCCAAATATTTGGGTCTGGAAGCGATAGTCTcttgcttaaaaagataaagtaCCAAAACAGGTTCATTGCTTACATATATCAGCAAGTGTTAGTCCTACCGTTATGATGCTTTTATCAACTTATAATGTTTAGTGCTTGTACCAaataagaactttgaaaatgaATCACACTCTTTAACCAAATTAGGTTGGAAGCCTGAAAGGCTGTCAGGAAGGAGAGGCCGCAGGTTCCGGCCGGCCTTCCAGTAAGAATGTACCTTCCAGCAAAGGGATTCTCCGATTCATTTTTGCGATTAGTAGCAATCTCAGGCGCAATTCTGTGGACCAAAATACAGCGTGCACATTCAACCTATAGCTTGAATTACATGCTTTATGCCCTAAGAGTTTTCCAAACATCAAGTAGAAAATTAGAATCAGGCACTTTGTTAAACAGCTTGTCACACTTAGCAATGTTAATGCAGTCTAACATCCAAAACTCCACAAGTCAAAGTCCGTCCAGATCTATCGTAGGGCATCAGCAAATCTTGACTGTTAAGCCCTCTATCAATGCAAATAGGATCATGAAATTGCAAATGGACATGTTCCTCTCCCCCCTTCCACCTTTTCTTCCCACCAACCAGTAGAGTGATCTAGAAACATACTTCTTAAAACATACAATGTTCACTACCAATGCTCGTGATTGTATACCATAGTTTGCTTCAAGCAACAAAATAGACTCAAGATCTTAACCTTTATGTGCCTTCCATTCATTAATTTGTAACATGTTATGCCAACATAAGTCAAACTGGTATGATAAAACTTCAATATTTCACATTTTAATACCGATGCCAAATTCAGATCACTGTCAAAAcagaaaaagcaaggaaaataaaacctaCCAGCACGGAACTGAAACAGTTGTAGACTTATAAGTCAATTCTGCAGATAAGCGGAGGTATGCCTAATTGATATCACATAGTTGATCGGGTTTGAACCTCTCAGCTCAGAAGAAAGCACTATTTTATAAGTAAAAGGGTTAAGAGAAACGACGGTTGAACCCAAAATACAGTTCACTATTGCTAAGAGACAGCAACCATATGATTAATATGTCAAAAGCGATATTAAGAATTAGGAGACACCTAGAAACTAGACCATAAGATAAATGATTAGAAAACAGAGAAACTTCAATAGCAGGCAGATCTTAAAGACAATCAGAAGTTCtcttcaagccttcaatttccCACTCACCCTACGCCTGTTGTGCCAGCTATTCCTGTCACCGCCAATTTGATTTTTCTTAGCTGCAACTGAACATTGGTCACTCCGGCCAGTTTTTGAACTCATTTCAGTCTGGAGCTTACGCCTCCTCATTCTGTTTTCCAATCTTAAGCCTCGCAATGCACGTACCCTCTTCTCAATCTCCAATGCTTGAGAGAAGTTCCAGATCCTGACAACACCTTCTTCACCTCCGCAAACGATACGATCAGGACCAACATCCACTGAGAACAAATTACTCCCGAATCCATGAAGCATCCTCTGTGGAGGCTCTACATTTTTCTCATCCAGGCGAACAACCTTGGAAGATTTTTTAGTCAACGAATCCCTGCTCATCTTCAAAAGCTTTCTGACATCAATCAGTGAGAGCTTCCCATCACTAGATGCTGAAACAAGCCAAGGGAACTCAAATGCAAGAGAAAAAACAGGACCAGTGTGAGGAATCCATTTTGCGATCTTCTGAACCTTACAACCCAAATTAGTAGTAACCTCAAACATATGAATGGCTCCATCTTCACCTCCTGTAAATAACAGCTTTCCAGTGTGACTTCGTGCCAAAGAATAAGAATTCCCAACATGAGCATTGTTGATAGCAGCAAGTTGCATCCCTGTATTAATGTCCCAGATATAAACATCTGAACCTGCAGCAGTTGCCACAGTATTTTCATGAGGAACAAGGCTCCAAACCCAGTCACTATGCGCCAGAACATTCAGACATTTCAAAGTAGATCGATCCCAAATACGTACTGTCATATCCCAAGAACCACTATAAATCCTAGTAAAATCCAACGCAGCACATGTAATTGGCCCCTCATGCTCCCAAAGACGGAATTCCAAGTTTTGGTTTTGAGCCTTCAGGTCAAACAGATGAGGATTTCCATCCTCTGTCCTCCACCCATGTATAAATCCATCTGTTCCACCAGCTACCAAGAGTCTTGCATCAGCAGCAACAGCACGAATTGTGCAGCCAAGAGGGCGGGACGATGCAATAGACAACCCTTCTTCCATGTTCCACATCCGCACTATCTGATCATACCCTGACGTAAAAATAAGTTTCTTCGATGCCAGAACAAACACAGTTCTCACAGCTTCCGTGTGCCCATACAGCGCATCAATACTATAACGACCCAGAAATGTTTTACTACGAAACTCCCTCTCCACGAAGAGCTCCTTCCACGACCTCTCATCTGTATCCTCCAGCTCTAAGGCTGGAGTTATCGGATGCCCCCACCTCTCACAATAGAAGTCCTTCCACACATCATGCTCAGATGCAAGCCAATACAAGAATTTACTAACACAAGAAACAATCCCAAGCTCCTTAGGGTCTAAGCAGTTGAGGATTTCAGATATCAAGGCTTGAGGAAGATCAGTAATCGACCGACACGAATTTGGCAAAACCTCAGCAGCAGGCACCAAGTTTTCGCTAGTTGAGCTCGAGTTCCCACCTTTTGCATGAAAACTTGATTTGGGTTTTACTTTTCCAAACTCAAATATGACTTTCTTTTGATTGTTAGATGTAATTATTTGATCAGTATCAACTTCTTGATCAGCAAAATTATCTGAAAAATCCGCTAAATCCTTTTTCAAACAAATCCCAGTATCCTTTTGGCATTCAAATGCCATAAAAATGTTTTTGCTCCTAAAGATCTAACCTCCAAAAAGGAACCTTAAACCTAACAATATATACAAACAAATTCCCTACAATCAGCAAAACTACAAAAACCCAATTCAATCACAACCTCAAGGTTCAAACTAAAGTAGAAATTCAACCTAAAGAGAAAACCCAAGTCACCAAATTACAAGAAAACCTTGTAAAAAACACCCAATTCAATCACACCCCGTAGAAGATCAGAAAAAAGTATCCTAATTTAGAAAGTCAAACTCTAGTTTTACAAAGACTAATGATTACTGGAACTACTCTCAAACTCGAGTTATATATCTTTTCAGATTGTACACGATTTTCTTGACAAGAAAATCAAAGGGTCGATGAAATGTTgtcttcaaaaattaaaaatgaaaaaaagcacagaaattcaaagaataaaagaggaGATGAGAAACCGCTAAAGGGTGTGAATTGAAATTGAGTGCAAAGGGTACCTTTCTTTAGGGAAGGATGGCTATCTCCtgttttgattttgatgatttttcttttggaatttggaaaacaaaaaaattggtgGAAatcgaagagagagaaaaggcttTTCAGGGTCTCTGGAAACCGTCTTGTGGCGCAAGCGTACAAGTacattctcttttttctttaccCTTTATtccacttttctcttttttattttttcccctgtTATATTAGTTAAATTATAATAACCTCCCTTAAAGTTTGAAGGCATCATTAAAAATACAGTTTTGGTACTCAAATTTAGACACATGAACGATTTTAGTCTCTAAATTTTAGACAAAACTAAATCTAATACCTAAActatcaacttttgaatacaTTTATATCCTTgacgatttttttttcaaattattacCTAAAAAAGTCAGGTGACAATCACGTATTCGGTAActattgtataaaaaaaatgccaaaaaaatgtAAACTATCCTTCTAACACTAAGGTGAAGATGAAATAcaacaaaagaaggaaaaaaaggaataagatgaacaaagttaggcaagtggttaaagttttaaaaatatctttCTTGGTTTTTTAGTGTCAGAAGGATATTAtacatttttttgaaattttttcatACAATAGTTGCCGGAtatatgactattatgtgactTTTTCGATAGCAAAATATGGAAAAAAATTATCAAGGATACTAAAtgtattcaaaaattgaaaatttgggcatcaaattatttttgtcCAAAGTTTAGAGACTAAAATAACTGATGTGTCAAAGTTTGGATACTTAAATGGAATTTTTCTCCGTCATATTTAAACCTCACCAAAACTTtaccttcaatttttttttcttcttttctggcCCCAGCAACTCGTGTCCTGCTTGACTAGAGGAAAGCCGCGTGATAAAAACTGAAgtaaagaaagcaagaaattaCAAGAAGACAACACAATTGAGAGAAAATATGGTGTTGTCGGTAGTTTCGTAAGATATTGTGGTaactataaaataaatttcctcTATGGAATGCTGCAGCACAAAATGGAGGAGA is drawn from Coffea arabica cultivar ET-39 chromosome 1c, Coffea Arabica ET-39 HiFi, whole genome shotgun sequence and contains these coding sequences:
- the LOC113725210 gene encoding F-box/WD-40 repeat-containing protein At5g21040-like, with the protein product MAFECQKDTGICLKKDLADFSDNFADQEVDTDQIITSNNQKKVIFEFGKVKPKSSFHAKGGNSSSTSENLVPAAEVLPNSCRSITDLPQALISEILNCLDPKELGIVSCVSKFLYWLASEHDVWKDFYCERWGHPITPALELEDTDERSWKELFVEREFRSKTFLGRYSIDALYGHTEAVRTVFVLASKKLIFTSGYDQIVRMWNMEEGLSIASSRPLGCTIRAVAADARLLVAGGTDGFIHGWRTEDGNPHLFDLKAQNQNLEFRLWEHEGPITCAALDFTRIYSGSWDMTVRIWDRSTLKCLNVLAHSDWVWSLVPHENTVATAAGSDVYIWDINTGMQLAAINNAHVGNSYSLARSHTGKLLFTGGEDGAIHMFEVTTNLGCKVQKIAKWIPHTGPVFSLAFEFPWLVSASSDGKLSLIDVRKLLKMSRDSLTKKSSKVVRLDEKNVEPPQRMLHGFGSNLFSVDVGPDRIVCGGEEGVVRIWNFSQALEIEKRVRALRGLRLENRMRRRKLQTEMSSKTGRSDQCSVAAKKNQIGGDRNSWHNRRRVSGKLKA
- the LOC113725200 gene encoding zeaxanthin epoxidase, chloroplastic-like → MEIIVNTESLSYVKLLPKPLSPAVVFPSRANVLSHNFNCLPRKLQCSAKQLRNWGAIYASGADSSSTNVVEKWILEPIGDGDTKHLGEKIAMPNAFEIASSVITIGRTADKVDVAIPVPTVSGVHARIEKAEKSLVITDLDSTNGTFIDQRRLKPGVPAFAVPGSRITFGDVHLAVFRVSKLEVEEPSNEPEAEAKVEEGADSN